A window of Terriglobales bacterium contains these coding sequences:
- a CDS encoding alpha-1,4-glucan--maltose-1-phosphate maltosyltransferase → MKKSTGRAPSQPAVLPPPSRVVIGKVDPEIDGGRFPIKRSVGERVDVGARIFADGHDVISGVVRYRHLEDEDWCEAALEELANDRWRSSFQVTELGEYAYTVQAWVDRFKSWRRDLRKKLDAGQDLGVELLVGAELVAKAADRATGQDAAHLQGVAARLRSQAKSDAAGAAALALEASLAALMEKYSDRGLGATYERELRVVVDREKARFSAWYEMFPRSCSPTPGHHGTLRDCIGMLSYVAEMGFDVLYLPPIHPIGSTNRKGKNNNPVGSQGDLGSPWAIGGAEGGHKTIHPQLGTMEDFHVLVAAARSHGLEIALDIAFQCTPDHPYVKEHPEWFVLRPDGTVQYAENPPKKYQDIYPLNFESERWRELWEELRSVLDFWIEQGVRIFRVDNPHTKPFSFWEWLIAGIRQEHPETIFLAEAFTRPEVMYRLAKLGFNQSYTYFAWRNGKWELTEYLTELTRSEVREYYRPSFWPNTPDILTEYLQTGGRPAFMARLVLAATLGASYGIYGPAFELCENRPLRWGSEEYLDAEKYEIREWDRERVDSLRSLITRVNQVRRENPALRSNEGLTFHHVDNEQIIAYTKATEDLSNIILAVVNLDPHHTQSGWLELPLEQLGIDAHQPFQVHDLLDDGRYIWNGPRNYVELNPHKLPAHIFRVRRRVRTERDFDYFM, encoded by the coding sequence ATGAAGAAGAGCACCGGGCGAGCCCCTTCCCAACCGGCGGTACTTCCGCCGCCCTCGCGAGTCGTAATCGGGAAGGTGGATCCGGAGATCGACGGTGGCCGTTTTCCCATCAAACGTAGCGTTGGTGAGCGCGTTGACGTAGGCGCACGCATCTTTGCCGATGGCCACGACGTGATCTCCGGCGTGGTCCGCTACCGTCACCTCGAAGACGAAGACTGGTGTGAGGCCGCCCTGGAGGAACTGGCCAACGATCGCTGGCGGTCGAGCTTCCAGGTGACGGAACTGGGCGAGTACGCCTACACCGTGCAGGCATGGGTGGACCGCTTCAAGAGTTGGCGCCGCGACCTCAGGAAGAAGCTCGATGCCGGGCAGGACCTGGGCGTGGAACTGTTGGTCGGCGCGGAACTGGTGGCCAAGGCCGCTGACCGGGCAACGGGTCAGGACGCGGCGCATTTGCAGGGCGTCGCTGCCAGGTTGCGCTCGCAAGCGAAGTCGGATGCTGCAGGCGCAGCGGCCCTGGCATTGGAGGCGAGCCTGGCGGCTCTGATGGAGAAGTACTCGGACCGCGGCCTGGGCGCCACCTACGAACGTGAGCTGAGGGTCGTGGTGGACCGAGAGAAAGCCCGCTTCAGCGCCTGGTACGAGATGTTTCCGCGCTCCTGCTCGCCCACGCCCGGGCACCACGGCACATTGCGCGACTGCATTGGCATGCTTTCGTACGTAGCGGAGATGGGTTTTGACGTTCTTTACCTTCCGCCCATCCACCCTATCGGAAGCACCAACCGCAAGGGCAAGAACAACAATCCCGTTGGCTCACAGGGCGACCTGGGAAGCCCGTGGGCGATTGGCGGAGCGGAGGGAGGACACAAGACGATCCATCCCCAGTTGGGCACGATGGAGGACTTTCACGTCCTGGTGGCTGCGGCTCGTTCCCACGGCCTGGAGATCGCACTGGACATCGCTTTTCAATGCACCCCGGACCATCCTTATGTGAAAGAACACCCGGAGTGGTTCGTTCTGCGTCCCGACGGGACAGTGCAGTACGCCGAGAATCCGCCGAAAAAGTACCAGGACATCTATCCGCTCAACTTCGAGTCTGAGAGGTGGCGGGAACTGTGGGAAGAGCTGCGCAGCGTTTTGGACTTCTGGATCGAACAGGGCGTTCGCATCTTCCGCGTAGACAATCCCCACACCAAGCCATTCTCTTTCTGGGAATGGCTGATCGCGGGGATCAGACAGGAGCACCCGGAAACCATCTTTCTGGCGGAGGCGTTCACGCGGCCGGAGGTGATGTACCGGCTGGCCAAGCTGGGCTTCAACCAATCCTATACGTACTTCGCGTGGCGCAACGGCAAGTGGGAGCTAACCGAGTACCTGACGGAGTTGACGCGCAGCGAGGTCCGGGAGTACTACCGGCCGAGCTTCTGGCCGAATACACCCGACATCCTCACCGAGTACCTGCAGACCGGAGGTCGGCCAGCCTTCATGGCACGTCTGGTGCTGGCGGCCACGTTGGGCGCGAGCTATGGGATCTATGGTCCGGCGTTCGAACTGTGCGAGAACCGACCCCTGCGTTGGGGTAGTGAAGAGTATCTGGACGCGGAAAAGTACGAGATCCGTGAGTGGGATAGGGAGCGGGTCGACAGCCTCCGTTCGCTCATCACGCGCGTGAACCAGGTGCGACGGGAAAACCCGGCGCTGCGCAGCAACGAAGGACTCACGTTTCACCATGTGGACAACGAGCAGATCATCGCTTATACGAAGGCCACCGAGGACCTGAGCAATATCATCCTGGCGGTCGTGAACCTGGATCCGCACCATACGCAATCCGGCTGGCTGGAACTGCCGTTGGAACAACTGGGAATCGACGCGCACCAGCCTTTCCAGGTACACGACCTGCTGGACGACGGACGCTACATCTGGAACGGTCCACGGAATTATGTCGAACTGAATCCGCACAAGCTTCCTGCACACATCTTCCGCGTGCGGCGGCGCGTGCGCACCGAGCGGGACTTCGACTACTTCATGTGA
- the treY gene encoding malto-oligosyltrehalose synthase — MPSFHIPVATYRVQLNLGFRFADARALVPYLHELGISDLYASPRFQARKGSSHGYEVADPWRVNSELGTEQEFDDLAERLKSYRMGMLLDIVPNHMAASWENPWWRDVLEHGPGSPYAAYFDIDWHPATTKAAYLQENRVLLPVLGDLYGNALVRGELQLRLEESGLLVTYGGERLPLDAKSYGRLLRESASALRESAASELASRLEDLAARCEAMPPRTAREAEALRQRRAASKQVKEELWRLYTRENEARRALDSILLRYNGVCGDERSFDALDRLLGEQAYRLADWRIAAEEINYRRFFDINGLVGLRLEDSRVFEARHAAILDLVRTGKVTGLRVDHVDGLYDPQIYLRRLSAAVREATPAGGGQRLFTVVEKVLSGGEVLPPEWPVNGTTGYDFLNRVNALFLDAEGVSQLETCYAKFVSCSTPFAEITYSRNKLVMERLFAGEVQALGHQLGKLAARDRRARDLRLDELMHALVEVTACLPVYRTYIRGFEVNERDRSLLESTLAVARRRIPEELVSPASFEFLRRVLRLEPPYYAEDQRKDWLRFVMKWQQFTGAVMAKGLEDTAFYVHNSLVSLNDVGGDPLREALPLGLEAFHRFNQQRLVQWPETLNATSTHDAKRGEDVRARINTLSELANRWKRLLARWSRWNHQHRRKVEGMPVPRPAEEVLLYQTMLGAWPFTKAEVRGFEERLQEYMVKAAREAKMHTSWIHPNVAHEEALRGFVRRILKNNGRDRFLPDFLRFQERVASAGALNGLGQALMKIVSPGVPDFYQGTELWDLNLVDPDNRRQVDFERRRRMLEEIKRRHADDPRRLVRELLRKWTDGGIKLFLLWRALGLRREQPQLFHNGRYIPLLASAAASRHVCALIRRHGNRWVLAASPRLMASFGKGLNVSAAPWGKGALLLPRNAPRRWRNSFTGEEVENVVRHGQASLPLACLFRDFPVALLENVAKS; from the coding sequence ATGCCCAGCTTTCACATTCCAGTCGCGACCTACCGCGTGCAGCTCAACTTGGGCTTCCGCTTTGCGGATGCGCGCGCGTTGGTCCCTTACCTGCACGAACTTGGGATCAGCGATTTGTATGCCTCGCCCCGGTTCCAGGCGCGCAAGGGCAGCTCGCACGGCTATGAAGTTGCTGACCCGTGGCGGGTGAACTCGGAGCTGGGGACGGAGCAAGAGTTTGACGATCTTGCGGAAAGACTAAAGTCCTACCGCATGGGAATGTTGCTCGACATTGTGCCCAACCACATGGCGGCCAGTTGGGAAAATCCATGGTGGCGGGACGTCCTGGAGCATGGTCCCGGCTCCCCGTATGCAGCCTATTTCGACATTGACTGGCACCCGGCCACAACCAAAGCTGCCTATTTGCAGGAGAACCGGGTGTTGCTGCCGGTGCTGGGAGACTTGTACGGCAACGCCCTCGTCCGGGGGGAGCTGCAACTGCGACTGGAAGAGAGTGGCCTGCTGGTCACGTACGGGGGGGAGCGGCTGCCCCTGGATGCGAAGTCGTACGGACGGTTGCTGCGGGAGAGCGCTAGCGCGCTGCGCGAATCGGCGGCTTCGGAACTGGCTAGCCGGCTCGAGGACTTGGCGGCCAGGTGCGAGGCCATGCCGCCGCGCACGGCAAGAGAGGCTGAGGCGTTGCGCCAGCGCCGCGCCGCCAGCAAACAGGTGAAGGAAGAGTTGTGGCGGTTGTACACGCGGGAGAACGAGGCGCGCCGGGCGCTGGACAGCATCCTGCTCCGATATAACGGCGTGTGCGGGGATGAGCGCAGCTTCGACGCGTTGGACCGTCTCCTGGGGGAGCAAGCGTACCGGCTGGCGGACTGGCGAATTGCCGCCGAGGAGATCAACTACCGCCGCTTTTTCGACATCAACGGGCTGGTGGGGCTGCGACTGGAGGATTCACGGGTGTTCGAGGCGCGTCACGCCGCCATTCTCGACCTTGTTCGGACCGGGAAGGTGACGGGATTGAGAGTAGACCACGTGGACGGCCTCTACGATCCCCAGATCTATCTGCGCCGTCTGAGCGCCGCCGTTCGGGAAGCGACTCCAGCGGGTGGGGGCCAGCGTCTGTTCACGGTGGTCGAGAAGGTTCTGAGTGGCGGCGAGGTCCTGCCACCCGAATGGCCGGTGAACGGCACCACGGGATACGACTTTCTGAATCGTGTGAACGCGCTCTTTCTCGATGCGGAAGGGGTTTCGCAGCTCGAGACATGTTATGCGAAGTTCGTGAGTTGCTCGACGCCCTTCGCGGAAATCACCTATTCACGCAACAAACTGGTCATGGAGCGCCTATTTGCCGGCGAAGTGCAGGCCCTCGGGCATCAACTTGGCAAACTAGCCGCGCGCGACCGGCGAGCCCGCGACCTGCGCCTGGACGAACTGATGCACGCGCTGGTCGAAGTGACCGCCTGCCTGCCGGTGTACCGCACCTACATTCGAGGTTTCGAAGTGAACGAGCGAGACCGCAGCCTTCTGGAGAGCACGCTGGCGGTGGCTCGCCGCCGTATTCCGGAAGAACTTGTGAGCCCGGCCAGCTTCGAATTTCTGCGACGCGTGCTGAGGTTGGAGCCGCCGTACTACGCTGAGGACCAAAGGAAAGACTGGCTGCGCTTTGTGATGAAGTGGCAGCAATTCACGGGTGCGGTGATGGCGAAAGGATTGGAGGATACGGCCTTCTACGTGCACAACAGCCTGGTATCGCTGAACGACGTGGGCGGTGACCCGTTACGCGAAGCTCTGCCGCTCGGACTGGAGGCGTTCCACCGGTTCAACCAGCAGCGGCTGGTGCAGTGGCCGGAAACTCTCAATGCCACGTCGACGCACGACGCCAAGCGCGGTGAAGACGTTCGGGCACGGATCAACACGCTTTCCGAACTGGCCAATCGCTGGAAGCGCCTGCTGGCGCGGTGGTCCCGGTGGAACCACCAGCACAGGCGCAAAGTGGAGGGTATGCCGGTGCCTCGACCGGCCGAGGAAGTGTTGCTGTACCAAACGATGCTCGGGGCGTGGCCGTTCACGAAAGCAGAAGTGCGGGGATTTGAGGAGCGGCTGCAGGAGTACATGGTCAAGGCTGCGCGTGAGGCCAAGATGCACACCAGCTGGATTCATCCGAACGTCGCGCACGAGGAGGCGTTGCGAGGATTCGTGCGGCGGATCTTGAAAAACAACGGAAGGGACCGCTTCCTGCCCGATTTTCTGCGATTCCAAGAGCGGGTAGCATCGGCTGGCGCCTTGAACGGACTCGGGCAAGCGCTGATGAAGATCGTCTCGCCGGGCGTGCCGGACTTTTACCAAGGGACGGAACTCTGGGACCTGAACCTGGTGGATCCGGACAACCGCCGTCAGGTTGATTTTGAGCGGCGCAGGCGGATGCTGGAAGAGATCAAGCGACGGCACGCTGATGATCCACGGAGGCTGGTGCGGGAACTGCTTCGCAAGTGGACCGACGGAGGTATCAAGCTCTTCCTCCTATGGCGCGCCCTGGGCTTACGCCGGGAGCAACCGCAGCTCTTTCACAATGGCAGGTACATCCCGCTCTTGGCCAGCGCGGCGGCCAGCCGGCACGTCTGTGCGCTCATCCGTCGACACGGCAACCGATGGGTGCTAGCCGCGTCACCTCGTCTGATGGCATCTTTTGGAAAGGGCCTGAACGTCTCGGCAGCGCCGTGGGGAAAGGGTGCGCTTCTACTGCCACGGAATGCACCGCGGCGGTGGCGCAACAGCTTCACGGGCGAAGAGGTTGAAAACGTCGTGCGGCACGGCCAGGCCAGCCTGCCCCTGGCATGCCTGTTCCGCGATTTTCCGGTGGCGCTGCTGGAGAATGTGGCCAAAAGTTGA
- a CDS encoding DUF3536 domain-containing protein, producing MERYICIHGHFYQPPRENPWLEAIEIQDSAYPYHDWNERITAEAYAPCAVSRILDGEQRIVEIVNNYSRISFNVGPTLLSWMEEKAPEVYQRILTADAESQRHFGGHGSAMAQPYNHMILPLANRRDRQTQIRWGLADFRRRFGREPEGMWLPETAVDLETLDLLAEQGIAFTVLSPHQAQRVRPLGTDIWQEVGQGSVDPSHAYRVLLSSGRSIAVFFYDGPISRAVAFEKLLSKGENLAWRLLAAFSDERTSPQLVHIATDGETYGHHHPHGDMALAYALHSVETSGQARLTNYSEFLERHPPTHEAQIFENSSWSCAHGVERWRSDCGCNSGRTGWNQQWRAPLRAALDWLRDELAEPFEEAARNLLRDPWAARDGYIEVLLDRSRENTAQFLARHSTRELTPEQKTRALKLLELQRHAMLMYTSCGWFFDELSGIETVQVMQYAGRAVQLAEELFGDHVEEQFLRRLECAKSNLSEHGDGRQVYEKWVKPAIVDLQKVGAHYAVSSLFENYGESTRTYCYAVERQDYRLFTAGKTRLALGRARVTSEIHWEAEDLTFGVLHLGDQNVSGGVRGYRGEEAYRELVDGAVEAFEHGEVQEVSRIVDRSFGLGTYTLKLLFRDEQHKILRIILGHGLRDAEAAYRHVYENYASLMAFVSTLGMAQPRRFALAGEFTLNADLESALSRERLDRAHVQALLDAVRRTGIPLHSAALEFALRRNLEAIARRFREQPQEVERLAALDDAVDLAQSLPFEVNLWLAQNLYYEVMRETYPTLRDRAEAGDEDARPWVERFRGLGERLRIRVD from the coding sequence ATGGAACGCTACATCTGCATCCACGGCCATTTCTATCAGCCTCCGCGGGAGAACCCGTGGCTGGAGGCGATCGAGATCCAGGATTCGGCATATCCGTATCACGACTGGAACGAGCGGATCACGGCGGAAGCCTACGCGCCCTGTGCAGTCTCACGCATCCTGGATGGCGAGCAGCGGATCGTCGAGATCGTCAACAACTATTCCCGTATCAGCTTCAACGTTGGGCCTACGCTGCTCTCGTGGATGGAGGAGAAGGCTCCGGAGGTGTACCAGCGCATCCTAACGGCGGATGCCGAGAGCCAGCGACATTTTGGCGGCCACGGCTCGGCAATGGCGCAGCCCTACAACCACATGATCCTGCCGCTGGCCAACCGGCGAGACCGGCAGACGCAGATTCGGTGGGGCCTGGCCGATTTCCGGCGGCGATTTGGCCGGGAGCCCGAGGGCATGTGGCTACCCGAGACGGCCGTGGATCTGGAGACACTGGATTTGCTGGCCGAACAGGGAATCGCCTTCACGGTCCTTTCACCGCATCAAGCACAACGTGTCCGCCCTCTGGGAACCGACATCTGGCAGGAGGTCGGCCAGGGGTCGGTGGACCCTTCTCACGCCTATCGGGTCTTACTCAGTTCCGGCCGCTCCATTGCAGTTTTCTTCTACGACGGCCCGATCTCCCGCGCGGTGGCATTTGAGAAATTGTTGAGCAAGGGAGAGAACCTGGCATGGCGGCTGTTGGCAGCATTTTCCGACGAACGCACGTCGCCGCAGTTGGTACACATCGCCACGGACGGCGAAACCTATGGGCACCACCACCCTCACGGAGACATGGCGCTGGCGTATGCCTTGCACTCGGTCGAGACCAGCGGCCAGGCACGATTGACCAACTACAGCGAGTTCTTGGAACGGCATCCTCCAACCCACGAAGCTCAGATCTTCGAGAACAGCTCGTGGAGTTGCGCGCATGGTGTGGAACGGTGGCGCAGCGACTGCGGCTGCAACTCCGGTCGCACGGGATGGAACCAACAGTGGCGGGCGCCGCTGCGCGCGGCGCTGGACTGGTTGCGGGACGAGCTGGCTGAACCGTTCGAAGAGGCGGCGAGGAACCTGCTTCGCGACCCGTGGGCGGCGCGCGACGGCTACATCGAAGTGCTGCTCGATCGGTCGCGCGAGAACACGGCGCAATTTCTCGCGCGGCATAGTACGCGGGAGCTGACACCGGAGCAGAAGACCCGTGCGCTCAAGCTCCTGGAGCTGCAGCGGCACGCCATGCTGATGTACACGAGCTGCGGCTGGTTCTTCGACGAGCTCTCCGGAATCGAGACGGTCCAGGTGATGCAGTACGCAGGGCGGGCGGTGCAGCTGGCGGAAGAACTATTCGGTGACCACGTGGAAGAGCAGTTTCTGCGGCGTTTGGAATGCGCGAAGTCCAACCTTTCGGAGCACGGAGACGGCCGCCAGGTCTACGAGAAGTGGGTGAAGCCGGCCATCGTTGACCTTCAGAAGGTGGGGGCTCACTACGCGGTGAGCTCACTCTTCGAGAACTACGGAGAGAGCACCCGAACCTACTGCTACGCCGTGGAGCGACAGGACTACCGACTGTTTACGGCGGGCAAGACGCGCTTGGCATTGGGCCGTGCACGTGTCACGTCCGAAATCCATTGGGAGGCGGAGGACCTCACTTTCGGGGTGCTGCACCTGGGCGATCAGAATGTGAGCGGAGGAGTGCGCGGCTACCGGGGCGAGGAGGCCTACCGAGAACTGGTGGACGGGGCGGTGGAGGCGTTCGAGCATGGGGAAGTGCAGGAAGTGAGTCGAATCGTGGACCGGAGTTTCGGGCTGGGGACATACACCCTGAAATTGCTGTTTCGCGACGAGCAACACAAGATCCTGCGCATCATCCTGGGGCATGGGCTGCGCGACGCCGAGGCTGCATACCGCCACGTCTATGAGAACTATGCTTCGCTGATGGCGTTCGTTTCCACCCTCGGTATGGCCCAGCCACGCCGGTTCGCTCTGGCGGGTGAGTTCACGCTGAACGCGGACCTGGAATCGGCGCTGAGCAGGGAGAGGCTAGACCGCGCCCACGTCCAGGCATTGCTGGATGCGGTCCGCCGGACAGGTATCCCGCTGCACTCAGCAGCGCTGGAATTCGCGCTGCGACGAAATCTTGAAGCGATTGCGAGGCGCTTCCGCGAGCAACCCCAGGAGGTCGAACGTCTGGCGGCGCTGGACGACGCGGTTGACCTGGCTCAATCACTGCCCTTTGAGGTCAACCTGTGGCTGGCGCAGAACCTTTACTACGAAGTGATGAGGGAAACATACCCCACGCTTCGAGACAGGGCCGAAGCAGGCGACGAGGACGCGCGTCCCTGGGTGGAACGCTTCCGCGGCTTGGGGGAGCGACTGCGCATTCGCGTGGACTAG
- the treZ gene encoding malto-oligosyltrehalose trehalohydrolase: protein MREAGGPMKLGATTLPEGRCRFVVWAPAARRVELHLVPDGKQPEKRLVPMESTGAGYWHLELGSGVLGPGSRYMYRLEGGLDRPDPASRFQPEGVHGPSQVAETGFAWSDLDWKGHALEEYVLYEAHVGTFTSAGTFDAMVPRLDALRDLGITALELMPVAQFPGERNWGYDGAYPFAAQNSYGGPEGLRRLVDACHTRKMAVVLDVVYNHLGPEGNYLADFGPYFTDRYRTPWGPAINFDGPGSDEVRRFFIENALYWIEECHVDALRLDAVHAIVDPSARPFLEELGKRVHECGRQLGRQVYLMAESDRNDPRLVEARERNGLGLDALWNDDFHHSLHALLTGERKGYYCDFGRTEQMAAAFRQGFVYTGQYSEYRRRRHGSSSAHVPARRMVVFTQNHDQVGNRMLGERLSSLVSLDALKLAAGLVLLSPYLPLLFMGEEYGEPAPFQYFVSHSDTRLIEAVRNGRREEFAAFGWQGGVPDPQDPATFERSRLRWELRDAGHHAALAELYRELLGLRRSLPALACGSKEEMEVHVHEAEHTLAVRRWHGKSEALAVFHFADAAGTVKAGFPGGEWVRVLDSSDARWMGPGSRIPERVSGDVVLPIGPKAFVLFARV, encoded by the coding sequence ATGCGCGAAGCTGGTGGGCCGATGAAGTTGGGAGCCACAACACTGCCAGAAGGAAGATGCCGGTTCGTAGTGTGGGCGCCAGCGGCTCGGCGGGTTGAGCTCCACCTCGTGCCTGACGGTAAGCAGCCGGAGAAACGGCTCGTGCCTATGGAAAGCACTGGCGCGGGCTACTGGCATCTCGAGCTAGGGAGTGGTGTGCTGGGGCCGGGATCCCGGTACATGTACCGCCTGGAGGGAGGCTTGGACCGTCCCGATCCGGCGTCGCGGTTTCAGCCGGAGGGCGTGCATGGGCCGTCCCAAGTGGCGGAAACAGGCTTCGCGTGGAGCGACTTGGACTGGAAGGGTCACGCGCTGGAGGAATACGTGCTGTACGAAGCGCACGTCGGCACGTTCACGTCTGCCGGAACCTTCGATGCCATGGTTCCGCGGCTGGACGCTCTGCGCGATTTGGGCATCACGGCGCTGGAATTGATGCCGGTGGCGCAGTTTCCCGGAGAGCGGAACTGGGGGTACGACGGCGCCTATCCGTTTGCGGCGCAGAATTCCTATGGAGGGCCGGAGGGCCTGCGGCGCCTGGTGGATGCATGCCACACAAGGAAGATGGCCGTGGTGCTGGACGTGGTCTACAACCATCTAGGACCGGAAGGCAATTACCTGGCGGATTTTGGGCCGTACTTCACCGATCGGTACCGCACGCCTTGGGGGCCGGCCATCAACTTTGACGGGCCGGGCAGCGATGAAGTACGACGCTTCTTCATCGAAAACGCGCTGTATTGGATCGAAGAATGTCACGTCGATGCGCTACGGCTGGATGCCGTGCACGCCATCGTGGATCCGTCAGCGCGGCCTTTTCTCGAGGAGCTGGGGAAAAGGGTGCACGAGTGCGGTCGGCAGTTGGGCCGTCAGGTGTATTTGATGGCGGAAAGCGACCGCAACGACCCCCGCCTGGTGGAGGCCCGGGAACGAAACGGCCTGGGCCTGGACGCGCTGTGGAACGACGATTTCCACCATTCGCTGCACGCCCTGCTCACCGGTGAGCGTAAGGGTTATTACTGCGATTTCGGGCGAACGGAACAGATGGCGGCCGCCTTCCGGCAAGGGTTCGTATACACGGGGCAGTATTCGGAATACCGGAGGAGACGACACGGATCTTCGTCGGCGCACGTGCCCGCGCGTCGCATGGTGGTGTTCACGCAAAACCACGATCAGGTCGGGAACCGAATGCTGGGCGAGCGGCTGAGTTCGCTGGTTAGCTTGGACGCTCTCAAGCTGGCGGCCGGACTCGTTCTGCTGTCTCCGTACTTGCCGCTGTTGTTCATGGGCGAAGAATATGGAGAACCCGCGCCATTCCAATATTTCGTGAGCCACAGTGACACTCGGCTCATTGAGGCGGTTCGCAACGGGCGACGGGAGGAATTCGCCGCCTTCGGCTGGCAAGGCGGCGTCCCCGATCCGCAGGACCCGGCTACGTTCGAGCGTTCGCGGCTGCGGTGGGAGCTGCGCGACGCGGGACATCATGCGGCGCTGGCAGAGCTGTATCGCGAGCTGCTGGGATTGCGGCGCTCGCTGCCCGCGCTGGCGTGCGGCAGCAAGGAAGAGATGGAAGTGCACGTTCACGAAGCCGAGCACACGCTGGCCGTGCGCCGCTGGCATGGGAAAAGCGAAGCGCTGGCGGTGTTCCATTTTGCAGACGCAGCAGGTACAGTGAAGGCGGGGTTTCCGGGCGGGGAATGGGTGAGAGTACTGGATTCCTCCGACGCCCGGTGGATGGGACCCGGCAGCCGCATTCCGGAACGGGTTTCCGGAGACGTGGTCCTGCCAATCGGTCCCAAAGCGTTCGTCCTCTTTGCGCGCGTTTGA
- a CDS encoding ATP-binding protein, with product MLSSISIVAVVFAGWELLDNHFFRDVDYLTLHYLYITRGIVSSLLLAIWAAWFVLRQRRQSEDELRRSREHYRGLLEASPGAVALYDAELRVVEWNAAAANLYGYSKAEVLGESLPTICPEKREEHQRWLQRVQSGESPLELETIRRAKDGVLIPVELMLLAYREGERQDCFLEVTEDIRERVRMREKLIEFERLTSMGRIAAGTAHHLNSPLAAMLLRVQMMRERRHQDGCGADLGGLEEGLKFCQQFVRRLLDFSRRAPAEKQPQEVCQTLESIVNFLGPAFLTKGARVKLERGNVDGGCVLADPNQLETVFLILLTNALDALGPKGTIEIRCQRLGEDGIEIRLSDDGSGIAPTDLSRVFEPFFTTKPPGKGTGLGLAIARNIIEDHGGSIHLDSRLGQGTTARIELPLRVPALQQVPL from the coding sequence ATGCTGTCCAGTATCAGCATCGTGGCGGTGGTGTTTGCCGGCTGGGAACTGCTGGATAACCACTTTTTCCGCGATGTCGACTACCTGACCCTGCACTACCTCTACATTACTCGCGGGATCGTTTCCTCCCTCTTGTTGGCAATCTGGGCGGCCTGGTTCGTGCTGCGCCAGCGGCGGCAAAGCGAGGACGAACTGCGTCGTTCGCGCGAACATTACCGCGGGCTGTTGGAGGCCTCACCCGGCGCCGTCGCACTCTACGACGCGGAGCTGCGCGTGGTGGAATGGAATGCCGCGGCGGCGAACCTGTACGGATACTCGAAGGCTGAAGTGTTGGGAGAAAGCCTGCCGACGATTTGCCCGGAAAAGCGCGAAGAACACCAGAGATGGTTGCAGCGGGTACAGAGTGGGGAGTCGCCTCTGGAACTGGAAACCATCCGCCGTGCAAAGGACGGAGTGCTCATACCGGTGGAACTCATGTTGCTGGCGTATCGGGAAGGCGAGAGGCAGGACTGTTTCCTGGAGGTAACGGAAGACATCCGGGAACGCGTGCGTATGCGAGAGAAGCTGATCGAGTTCGAGCGCTTGACCAGCATGGGACGGATTGCCGCCGGTACCGCCCATCACCTGAACTCTCCCCTGGCGGCCATGCTGTTGCGAGTGCAGATGATGCGGGAGCGCCGGCACCAGGACGGATGCGGCGCCGATCTGGGCGGTTTGGAGGAAGGCCTGAAGTTCTGCCAGCAGTTCGTGCGCCGGCTGCTGGATTTCAGCCGGCGAGCACCGGCGGAGAAGCAGCCCCAGGAAGTCTGCCAGACCCTGGAATCCATCGTGAACTTCCTAGGACCCGCGTTCCTGACCAAGGGCGCCCGAGTCAAGCTGGAGAGGGGAAACGTGGACGGTGGCTGTGTGCTGGCTGACCCGAACCAGTTGGAAACAGTTTTCCTGATCCTATTGACCAACGCCCTGGACGCGCTGGGACCGAAGGGCACGATCGAGATTCGTTGCCAACGGCTTGGCGAAGATGGCATCGAAATCCGACTTAGCGATGACGGCAGCGGCATCGCGCCGACGGACCTGTCGCGCGTATTCGAGCCGTTTTTCACCACCAAGCCTCCCGGCAAGGGTACGGGACTGGGCCTGGCAATCGCCCGCAACATCATTGAGGATCATGGGGGCTCCATCCACCTCGACAGCAGGCTGGGACAGGGGACGACCGCGAGGATCGAACTTCCGCTCCGCGTGCCCGCTTTGCAGCAGGTGCCGTTGTGA